In Helianthus annuus cultivar XRQ/B chromosome 9, HanXRQr2.0-SUNRISE, whole genome shotgun sequence, the following are encoded in one genomic region:
- the LOC110876996 gene encoding uncharacterized protein LOC110876996: MQEERGEKRPSERGASSSPSKKGKFHDQGRKDKSKGGITPCKTCGKLHTGECLLGKKGCYKCGKEGHSSYQCSSNPKTCFNCFERGNIKSECPKLQQESKKEDKKQEGSRAKGRMFQITSEEAKSHPNVVSGIFLLNSIPVYVLFDTGATMSFISNEIVQHPSFKVERMSMPLEVELADSKNYLLHEICKSCKLTIEGEEFDIDLIPMMLGEFKVIVGMDWMSQNHAEINCETKTMLIQSPSGRRLNIQGEREVEAKSCTLVQAIKYVLNGSRAYLAYVVDTQQGSPKLEDVEIVNEFPDVFPEELPGLPPEREVEFPIELNPGAKPVAKALYRLAPTEMRELMTQLQDLLDKGFIRPSVSP; this comes from the coding sequence ATGCAAGAAGAGCGAGGTGAAAAGAGACCAAGTGAAAGGGGTGCAAGTTCTAGTCCATCTAAAAAGGGGAAGTTTCATGATCAAGGAAGGAAGGATAAGTCGAAAGGTGGAATTACTCCTTGCAAGACTTGTGGAAAACTCCATACTGGAGAGTGTTTGTTAGGCAAAAAGGGGTGCTACAAATGCGGTAAGGAGGGGCATTCATCTTATCAATGCTCGAGCAACCCGAAGACTTGTTTCAATTGTTTTGAAAGGGGGAATATCAAATCAGAATGCCCAAAACTTCAGCAAGAATCGAAAAAGGaagataagaagcaagagggttCTAGGGCTAAGGGAAGGATGTTTCAAATCACGTCCGAAGAAGCCAAGTCCCATCcgaatgtggtctcaggtatcttTCTATTAAACTCCATACCGGTTTATGTTTTATTTGATACCGGAGCCACTATGTCATTTATCTCAAATGAAATTGTACAACATCCTTCCTTTAAGGTTGAACGAATGTcgatgcccttagaagtagaacTAGCCGATAGCAAAAATTATTTGTTGCACGAAATATGTAAGAGTTGTAAATTAACCATCGAAGGTGAGGAGTTTGACATCGATCTTATACCTATGATGTTGGGGGAATTTAAAgtaatagtgggtatggattggatgTCTCAAAACCACGCGGAGATAAATTGTGAAACCAAAACGATGCTTATTCAATCTCCAAGTGGAAGGCGATTAAATATACAAGGCGAAAGAGAGGTAGAAGCGAAGTCATGTACCCTCGTTCAAGCCATTAAGTATGTGCTTAATGGGAGTAGGGCATATTTAGCTTATGTGGTAGATACTCAACAAGGTTCCCCAAAGCTTGAAGATGTCGAAATTGTGAACGAATtcccagatgtatttccggaagaatTGCCGGGGCTTCCTCCCGAGCGAGAAGTAGAATTTCCTATCGAATTGAATCCGGGTGCGAAGCCGGTTGCGAAGGCCCTCTATAGGTTGGCTCCCACCGAAATGCGCGAATTAATGACACAGCTACAAGATCTTTTAGATAAGGGCTTCATACGCCCGAGTGTGTCGCCTTAG
- the LOC110876995 gene encoding uncharacterized mitochondrial protein AtMg00810-like translates to MDYLRDHLMRRLGDEFAMKDLGPLSHFLGVQVTRTGNSMFLSQQQYTNDIIERAGMTSCNPVATPVDCNPKLSATSSPEFDNPTQYCSLAGALQYLTFTRPDISYADQQVCMYMHSPRLDHWNALKRIIRYLKGTASFGLTLGSIGDLSLRAYTDADWAGCPDIRRSTSGYCVYLGSNLLSWSSKRQAVVSRSNAEAEYRGVANVVAKLSWLRNLLLDLHKPMCKASIVFL, encoded by the coding sequence ATGGACTATCTTCGGGATCATCTTATGCGTCGATTAGGTGATGAATTTGCCATGAAAGATCTCGGACCGCTTAGTCATTTTCTTGGAGTTCAAGTTACTCGAACGGGGAATTCTATGTTTCTTTCTCAGCAACAATACACTAATGATATTATTGAACGGGCAGGTATGACTTCTTGTAACCCGGTTGCCACACCCGTTGACTGCAATCCGAAGCTCAGTGCCACGTCTAGTCCCGAATTTGACAATCCAACTCAGTATTGTAGTTTGGCAGGTGCACTTCAATATTTGACCTTTACTAGGCCCGACATTAGTTATGCAGATCAACAGGTGTGTATGTACATGCACTCTCCTCGTCTTGATCACTGGAATGCTCTCAAACGTATCATCCGTTACTTAAAGGGCACTGCCTCTTTTGGGCTTACTTTGGGCTCGATTGGTGATTTATCTCTTCGTGCATACACGGATGCAGACTGGGCCGGGTGTCCTGACATACGTAGATCTACATCCGGGTACTGTGTTTATCTTGGCTCTAATTTATTGTCCTGGTCTTCCAAGCGTCAAGCCGTTGTTTCTCGATCTAATGCTGAAGCTGAGTATCGTGGTGTTGCCAATGTGGTTGCTAAATTGTCATGGCTTCGCAATCTCCTATTGGATCTTCACAAACCAATGTGTAAGGCTAGCATTGTTTTTTTGTGA
- the LOC110880309 gene encoding pectinesterase → MRQVKDLFAGVIDSGKKINFSSKRSKLLLIAFVSVLLLVSAIVGIAVGVNKSGESSSTAHALVKSSCSSTFYPELCYSTITSHPQVTTKVKTQKDVIELAVKITESAVQKNYFQIKKLTTRKGLTPREIGALHDCLQMVSETLEELGEVTKDLEEYRTKKSLRQHANDLKTLMSSAITDQETCLDGFSHDDADKKVRKELEKGQVKVEKMCSNALAMICNMTNTDLANENKLNGRNLKEEEEWPEWLSAGDRKLLQSGTVRANVVVAADGSGNYKTVAAAVAAAPSKSSSRYVIRIKAGVYRENVVVPKAKTNLMFMGDGRRNTIITGSRSVKGGSTTFDSATVAIEGDGFLGRDITFQNTAGASNHQAVALRVGSDLSAFYQCDMLAYQDTLYVHKNRQFYINCLVVGTVDFIFGNAAAVLQDCDIHARRPNSGQKNMLTAQGRTDPNQNTGIVIQKCRIGATSDLKPVQGSFPTYLGRPWKQYSRTVVMQSSITNVIHPAGWFEWDGNFALDTLYYGEYQNTGAGAATSSRVKWKGFKVITSSSEAQGFTPGSFIGGGSWLRNTGFPFSLGL, encoded by the exons atgAGGCAAGTCAAAGATTTATTCGCCGGAGTTATTGACTCCGGTAAGAAAATAAACTTTTCTAGCAAAAGATCAAAGCTTTTGTTAATTGCTTTTGTTTCAGTCCTCCTATTAGTCTCGGCTATAGTCGGCATCGCCGTGGGAGTGAATAAATCTGGAGAGTCTTCCAGTACAGCTCACGCCCTGGTGAAGTCTTCATGCAGCAGCACATTCTACCCCGAGCTATGCTATTCCACCATAACTAGCCACCCCCAGGTCACCACAAAGGTCAAAACCCAAAAGGACGTCATCGAGCTTGCTGTTAAAATAACAGAAAGCGCCGTCCAGAAAAACTACTTCCAGATAAAGAAGCTCACCACCCGAAAAGGTCTCACTCCACGCGAGATCGGGGCGCTCCACGATTGCCTCCAAATGGTTTCTGAGACGTTGGAGGAACTTGGAGAAGTCACAAAAGACCTCGAGGAGTACCGAACCAAGAAATCGCTGAGGCAGCACGCCAACGACCTCAAGACCCTCATGAGCTCCGCCATCACCGACCAGGAGACTTGTCTTGACGGCTTCTCTCATGACGATGCCGATAAAAAAGTCCGGAAAGAGCTGGAAAAGGGTCAGGTGAAGGTGGAGAAAATGTGCAGCAATGCACTCGCCATGATTTGTAACATGACCAACACAGACTTGGCCAACGAGAACAAGTTGAACGGACGGAACTTGAAAGAGGAAGAGGAGTGGCCAGAATGGCTTTCTGCCGGAGACAGGAAGCTTTTGCAGTCAGGGACAGTTAGGGCAAACGTAGTGGTGGCTGCTGATGGTAGTGGAAACTACAAGACAGTGGCGGCTGCGGTGGCGGCCGCGCCGTCAAAGAGCAGCTCAAGGTACGTGATCAGAATTAAGGCCGGGGTGTACCGGGAAAACGTGGTGGTGCCCAAGGCTAAAACGAACTTAATGTTTATGGGAGATGGAAGGAGAAATACAATCATCACCGGTAGTCGAAGCGTTAAAGGAGGAAGCACCACCTTCGACTCCGCCACCGTTG CTATTGAAGGTGATGGGTTCTTGGGACGAGACATAACATTTCAAAACACGGCTGGTGCTTCCAATCACCAAGCCGTGGCACTTCGTGTAGGCTCCGATCTCTCCGCATTCTATCAGTGTGACATGTTAGCCTACCAAGACACCCTTTATGTTCACAAAAACCGCCAATTCTACATCAACTGCTTGGTTGTTGGTACtgttgatttcatttttggaaacGCCGCAGCCGTGCTCCAAGATTGTGACATCCACGCCCGTCGCCCCAATTCTGGCCAAAAGAACATGCTCACCGCACAGGGCCGCACTGATCCCAACCAGAACACCGGGATCGTCATTCAAAAGTGCAGGATAGGTGCCACCTCTGATCTCAAACCCGTGCAAGGGAGTTTTCCAACATATTTAGGACGACCATGGAAGCAGTATTCAAGGACGGTGGTGATGCAGTCTAGTATAACCAATGTGATCCACCCAGCCGGATGGTTCGAATGGGATGGAAACTTTGCGCTGGACACGTTATACTATGGTGAGTACCAGAACACTGGGGCCGGGGCCGCCACTTCGAGTAGAGTAAAATGGAAAGGGTTCAAGGTCATTACCAGTTCTTCAGAGGCTCAAGGGTTTACACCCGGGAGCTTCATTGGTGGGGGTAGTTGGTTAAGAAACACTGGTTTTCCATTTTCTCTTGGTTTGTAA